TCCACCAGTGCTATCAAGGAGCCGAAGAACGCAGAGATTATGCCAAAGACTGCTAAACCATGCAGGAAGTTAACGCCAAACGCTTCACCTACTGAAGGGAAAACCACGCCTAAAGATAAACGCAAAATTGCATAAGCTCCAGCGCTAATGATAACTCCACTAAGGAGCGCAGACATGGTGGCGGGTGCTTCCGAGTGCGCGTCAGGTAGCCACATGTGAACAGGAACAATTGCCATTTTTACTGCGAACCCAGCGGTTAATGCTATGAGAATCCAACGTACAATATCTGTGCTGGCATTCATCAATGCTGCTTGAACTTGGAACATGTCAGTGTAGCCTGTAACCATGTACATTGCGCCTATGCCTAACAGTACGAACACGGCTCCAGCATGTGTGAATATGAACAGCTTGAAGGCCGCCTTGTACGAGTCTCTATAGCCCCAACTGCCCACGATGAAGTAAGCTGGAACAAGCATTAGCTCCCAACAGAAATAAAACAGCAAAAGGTCAGATGTAATGAAGACTCCGACAAGACCAACAGACAGCAAGCATAACAGAGCATAATAAGCAGGCAGATTCTTTTTTCCAGCCATATAATTTATTGAGAAAATCGAAGCTGCGAATATTAACGCAAGGCTTATGATAGCTATAGAAGCACTGATTCCGTCAACAAATAACGTAAATGAAGCGTTAATAATGGGAATCCATGCGTAGGTTTCGATGTAATGATGCGTTGGGTCGTTGAGAACCGTGGGAACAGTGGATAAAATTAGGGCTAAATTAACCAGCGCTATTGCTGCAACAAAAAGCGCCGCGGCTTTAGGGGATTTTTTTCCAGCTAAGTAAACGAATGGTACACTCAGCGTGGGGATAGCGAATATTGCAAGTAGAGCGAATGGCATTTTTTTTACACTCCTAAGGTTAATATTATCAATATCACGATTAAGATGAAACCTATCACTGCCGCAGCAATGTAGTGCTGAAGCGATGTAGAGGGGGTTTTCTTTATTTGTTTGGCGCCGCTGAGCGTTTTATTTCCCAGTGCGCTTAAGAATTTATCCAGTAAAACGTCGAATTTCTGGATTCCTGTTGCACCTTTCAGGGACCTGTTTGCTACGACATTTAAGAATTGATCAACCAGCACATCAAAGTAAGTGTGGACTCCGCCTGCAAAGCGCATTACGCCACTGGCTAAGTTTTGTGGGAAGAGGTTGATAGTATCTTCAAAGCGCCCGAGAGCACTTGAGAATTTGGATATACCCCTTGCTACTGCACCGTAGAAGTCGTCGAAGAAGTAGCCATGGCTTAGAAGTGACGATATTGGATTTTTGCTGCTGCCTATGCCCCTCATAGTTTGATTATTCTTAAAGTAAGTTAAATATATAATTAAGCCAGTTGGCACTAAAAGTGCAAAGAAAATCAGCGTCTCCAAATTCAAAAAAGCACCTACAAGAGTAGTTTCCAGCTCAAAATGCATAAAGCTGGCAACTAGCGGCTCAGCTAAACCCCAAATCACACATAAGACACCTAGAATCATGGCTGGGTACAGCATAATTTTTGGCGCTTCATGAGGATGTTGCTTGGTTAGATACTCAGATTCTTTTCCCATAAACACTAAACTAAGGAACCTGAGACTGTAAGCAAACGTAATTGCTGTTGTTGCAAATATCAGAATAGTTTGTAGTAGGCTACCTGAAGTCATTACACTTTCAATGATTAAGCCTTTACTAAAGAAAGCCGCGAAAGGAGGCAAACCACTGGTTGTAATAACCATAAGCACAGATAAACCAAAAGTGATTGGCATAGCTTTCTTTAAGCCACCCATCAAACGCATGTCACGAGTACCCAGCGCGTGTATGATGCCTCCTGCAAGCAAGAATCCTAAACCTTCAAAGAAAGCGTGGCTTATCATGTGGAATAGACTTCCAAACCAGCCTGTCGCTTCGGCTGATGTTGCAGTGCCCAGCGCCGCCATCATGAAGCCAAGTTGGCTGATTGTGGAGTAAGCGAGAACTCCCTTTATGTCAGTAGTATGCAACGCTAATGTGGCACCTACAACCGCTGTTAAAACGCCTATCCAAGCTACCGTAGGCAACCAGTAAGGAAGCAAAACAGCTAACGGACCAATGATTAGGATGAATCGTGCAATAAGGTAGACACCTGCCTTAACCATTGTAGCCGCATGCAAGAGCGCGCTAACTGAAGTGGGTGCCTCCATAGCGCTGTAGAGCCAAGTATGCATAGGGAGCTGGGCTGATTTTGCTATTGCACCGCCAAGAGTTAAGAATGCAATAATTGTCAAAGTGGGAATCGGCACATTTCCTATGTTTGCAATTATTTCTCTAAAGCTAAACGTGCCTAAGCTTGCATAGAAAAGCGCTATTGCGCCCAATAGAGCGACATCGCCAATGCGAGTCATTATGAAAACTTTGACGCCTGCTCGGATAGATTCAGGCCGTTTGTACCAGAAAGAGATTAGAGAGAAAGAGCATAAGCCGACCATTTCCCAGAAAATAAACATCTGAAGCATGTTGTCTGAAATAACCAGACCAATCATGGAGCCAATGAAAAGTAACATTAAGAAGTAGTACCGTGTTAAGCCTTCCTCGCCCTTCATGTAGCCTAAGGAGTAGATAGTGATTATTAACCCAAAGAAAGCAACCAGAGTTGTAAATAACACACTCAGAGGATCAATAAATACGCCTGCACTAATGCTTTCAAACCAAGTCACTGACGTGCCTGTGGCGACACCGCCGCCGGAAAACACGCCAGGCACCAGTGACAAGGCCAAGCCTACAGTTATAGTTGAAACTGCAACTACAAAGTAGTCTCTCGCTTTATCGCTAATCTTTGCAATTAAAGGTACAAATAGGCAAGAAACGAGCGGTAGAACCCAAACAAGCCATGAAGCGATATCGTCAAGCAGCATTAAATTTCAACCTCGCTTTCACTTTCATCTTGCTTGCTCAGTATTTCACTGATATCGCTTGTTCCGAACCTTTTAGATACGATAACAAGCAATCCTAAAATGACTGCACTTATGGCAGTGTCAGTTGAAAACGCTAAAATCAAAAACGCTTCACCCAGTTCCTTGCCCATAGCGGAAGCAAGTGTAATAAAATTCAACGTGGCACCTGTGGCTATTAGCTCCACTGATATGAATACTTTCAGCAGGTGCCGCTTCGTAAGCAAACCGTAAATTCCAATGAATAGCATGATAAGTGAAACAATGACGAAATCCATTATTTCTTCCCCTTCTTTTCATACAGGACAATGGCTATGCCTGATGCCACAATCAAAATGACTAAACCTTGCAGAGCAACATCAAAAGCTCTCAGATTCCACAGTGCTTCACCAAAAGAAACACCAGCAGTTGTTGCCGTGCTGGGACTGGAAACTGAAAAGAAAATGGCGGGCAAAGATAAAACAATACTTGCACCTATTAATGCTGCGAAACTTTTAGGCGAGGTTTTCTTTGTAGGCTTATCACTCAACATTTCACCTGACAAGAACAAGATGGCTAATGTTCCCACGCCTACAGCAAACTGGAAAATGGCGACATAAATAGCCCCGTTTAAGAGGTAAACAAAAGCTACGCAGAAGAATGTTCCAGCTAGAGCGGCAACGGAGTAAACGGCCTCATCGAGAAACAGGGCAAGACAAGCGGAAACAATCATGCCTACTGCAAGTATCTCCAATATCATTGTCCTTCACTCTTTTGCATGCTTGCTTGAGGCTTTATGACTAATGAAGATTTATCAGTTGTGGCTAACTCATAAAAAACAGAGCTCTTAATTGCGTTTCTCGGGCAACTTTCTGCGCACTGATAGCAGAAGATACATTGGTCAAGCTTGAATTGAGGTCGCCTTTTTCCGTTAACCTCAACCATCTCTATGGCTTTAGCGGGACAATCGCGACTACACAGACCGCAACTAACGCAAAGAGTTATGTCAAATACCTGTTGCCCTCGAAAGTCATCAGGCAAGGTAGGCTTCTCGAACGGGTACTTAGTTGTCGCTGGCTTAGTAAAGATGTGTGATACAGCCCTTTTAAGCATCGGAGAGATATGTGATTTTTTCGCCATCTTTTACACCACCATAGGATAAACCCATTTAACCATTGCAACCGTTAATAATAGCGACAACACCGCCGCTGGTAAAAGAAACTTCCAGTTGGCAGACAAAACTTGGTCAATGCGTAAACGTGCAAAAACACATGTGATATACTCGCTAATCACTATCACTGCCAAAACCTTGAGCACAAACCAAAGTGTATACCAGAACCAAGGAGCACCAAAGAACACAGGACCGTAAGGACCACCCAAGAACAATTGAGTCACCAAAGCCGCGCCAAAAACAATCTGCACATCCCGTGTCAGGTGCAGGAAGGCTAATTTGCCGCCAGTGTATTCAGTTTCTAATCCGCCGACTACCTCGCTTTCAGCATGCGGGATGTCAAACGGGTCTTTTTCCAATTCAGCCTGCAAAGTGATTACAAATAATACGAAAGCCCACGGTGCTAAAATAATGAAAGGAAGCAACTGAGTTGCTTGAACTGCAGCTATCTGCGCAATGCTTAAACTGCCAGCGATGAAAGCGGGTGTCAAGGCTAACAAGAAAAGCGGAATATCGTATCCAAGAAACTGGGTCAACACTCTCGCTGAGCCGATAGCGCCGTAAGGGTTAGACGATGCCCATCCAGAGAGGAACAACAAAAAGTTTGCAATGGTAACAAATGCTAAAATCACAACCAAATCGCCGGGGAAACCGCTTACAGAGAGCACGCTTGCGCCATCAATAGGCAAAAAGCACATTGCAAAAACCATAATCGTGAAAGCCACTAAAGGCGCAAACCTGAAAATGTACTTTTTAGCGTCTCTTGGCTCAATATCCTCTTTCGTCAACAGCTTGATGAAGTCGGCAAGCGGCTGAAGGATGCCATGAGGACCCGCAACCATTGGCCCAACACGGTTTTGTATGCGGGCTTCTATTTTTCTCTCAACCCAATCAGCGAAAAGCGTTAAGAGCAGTATGAAGCTAAAGCCGGGAAAGACCAGAATGCGGAAGATAAGCATAAAGTCAATCACTCATAGGTCACCTGTCTGTGCATGAGAAGCATGGGTCTAAGCTGACAAAGTTCGCTGGAACATCAGCTATGCTCTCACCTATAGCTGTTTTAAGGAATGCTGGAATGTTAGCGAACGTTGGCGTGCGAACTTTAACACGTTCAGGCATGGCTGTACCGTTACTTTTAACGTAATAGAAGAGTTCGCCTCTTGGAGCTTCAACACGGTTCACCGCTTCGCCAGGAGGCACAACACGGGGCGCTTTAACACGGAAGGGACCAGCGGGCAAATTGTCAATTGCGTACTCGATGATGTTGATGCTTTCTTCAACCTCATCCATGCGGACATTCATTCTTGCCCACGTATCGCCAGCAGTGTAAACTATTTCTTTAAACGGAATTTCACCATACGCCTCGTAAGGCTCATCCTTACGCACATCAATATCATACCCTGAACCTCGTGCCACTGGACCCACAACCGAGAGCTTTATTGCGTCTTCCCGTTTGAGGACACCAACGTTTTGCATACGCATCTTAATTGACGGCTCATCCTCGTAAACTTGCCTGTAAAACGGCACTTTCTTTCTCAAATCAGCTAAGGTTGCCTTGATTTTTGGGATATCGCTTTCTTTCAAGTCTCGTCTTACACCGCCTACAGTCATAAGTGAGGAGTAAACACGGTTGCCGCTGGTTAACTCGATTAAGTCCATGATTGGTTCGCGGTCACGCCAGAAATACTGGAAGAGCGTTTCGTAACCGATTTCTAAACCTGCGTGCCCCAAGGTTAGCAAGTGGCTGTGTAGCCTGTTGAGTTCCAAAGCAATCACGCGAAGATACTTGGCTCTTGGCGGGACTTCAGTTTTTAGTATTTTTTCAACTGTTTCAACGAAGCTGCAAGCATGGATACTGTTGCAGATACCGCAAATGCGCTCGACCAAGTACACATCTTGCAGGTAAGTGCGTGATTCAGAGGCTTTCTCTATGCCACGGTGCACGTAACCAATTCTTGGCTCAACTTTAGTCACTGTTTCTCCGTCAACGGTTACGGCGAATTTTTCTGGCTCCAAAAGGGCAGGGTGCTGTGGACCGATAATGATCTTGACAAGTTTTTCGCCCTCTTCCAGCTTAACCTCTTCTGGAGGCGACGGGTCTAACTGTACTGCACCAGCATCAACATCCTTTCTCAGCGGGTAAACACCTTTTGGCCAATTATCTGTCAAGACTAGCCGTCCAGGGCAGGGATGCCCCTCGAAAACCGCCCCCAATAAGTCAGACACTTCCATTTCATGAAAAACTGCACCTAGAAGTATGTCAGTTACGGTTTGAATGTTGGGTTTTTCTTTAGGCACTTCGGCTTTTACTGTTACAAAAGCGTTTGTGGTGCGTATGTGGTAGTAGATGCCTAGGTTCGCGCCTAGGTCTAGGCCAGTTATTGCTGTTATAGCTGTTTTTTCATCTGCGTCAACCATTGCTTGCATAACGTCTCGGTGCAAGCCGTTGTTGGCAATTATTGTGCCTGTGCTGAGTAGCCCTGCTTCAATCTGTACTTTCTTTTTAAGTTTAGATTGAACTACACTGAGTATGTCTATGTTACTGCTTGACACTTGTCTGGGTCTCCTCAACTTTTAGTTTTTCTTCTTGTGGCTTCTCCGCTTTTTTTGGCTGTTCAACTTGTTTTTCCGTCTTTGGCTGTTTCTTTGGTTTAGGCGGGTTCAGAGCGTTTAGAAGCTTAACTACGCCATCCATGATTGCTTCTGGACGCGGTGGGCATCCAGGTATGTAAGCGGTAACTGGTATGACTTTGTCTACTCCTCCGAGTACGTTGTAGCATCCAGCGAAGACTCCGCCGCTGCAGGCGCAGGCTCCGATGGCTACGACAAATTTTGGTTGCGGCATTTGGTCGTAGATTCGTTTGAGTCTTTCTGCACATTGTTTTGTGACACCGCCAGTGACCAGCAAAACATCTGCATGTCTCGGTGAGGGCTCAAGTTTTACGCCGAAGCGTTCAACGTCATATTTTGGAGTGAGTAGCGCCACGATTTCTATGTCGCATCCGTTGCAGGCTCCTGAGTTAAAGTGTAACACCCAAGGCGATTTTACTCGTGCCCACGTTACAGTGCTAGTCATTTTTCTTTTCCTCCTTCTAAGAGAACTAACCCAGCAGCTAAAAGTATGCCAAGGTAGAGAACTAATAGAAGCGGATTTGCACTCGCTATCGAGAAAGAAGCAAATGCCAGCAACAGCACTGAAGAATCGAAGATTACAAAGTAAATCAGGTACTTGTACAGCGAAACGTTTACTTTAAGTCCACTAAACGACACTTTTTCGCCACACGCGTACGATGCTTGCTCGTTTTCGTTTATAACGGTTTTGGGTGCTGACCGCTTACCTAAAATGTAAATTGCGAACGTTGATATGAATATCAGTATGAACGCAATGGCGGCTTCTTCAATCATGCGTTTTCTTCTCCATTTGGTTGTATGGATATTTTAGCTGAGTTGCCAAATTTACATTTGTCATAGCTAAAAGCGATGTTATGAACGCATTTAAGCTTATCTACAGTAAAACTGTACAAAAGCCCATCATTTCCTATAAATGCTAAATAATTGTCTTGCAACAAACCGACGAAGCCATTTTCATCGGCGACAATGCCCTCACGTATTACACTATTATCTCCCATACTACCCCGAGCTGGTTCTCTATAAAATATGGCACTTGAATTTAAATATTAATAACTAAAAAAGTGAAAATCCTCATAACAAGTAAATTAAAGAGTAACTTGGAAAAGCGTTACTCTGTTTCTGCTGCCCCGTGCCATCTTCTTTCCAAGTAAAGTATCAAGCTGAAGAGGCCTCGGCTGATGATAACCAAGATCAGCAGTGTGAATTCTTCATAAGTTCTAACAACAACGGTTTTTATGATTTCTGCTCCAATAAAAAATTCTAGTGCCAAGGTTAAGTATCCTGAAAGAAAGCGCGTTACGCAGGATGGTTTGTAAGGGTCTTGGAGTTTGCATTGTATGAATCGTATGGTTACTACTAGAACACCAAAGAGAAGTATGCCGCCGCCTACAAGGTAAATTAAATCGGTAGTTATCGTTAGCAAGGTATCGATGACACTTTCTAGGCTTGGAATAAACAACTTGCTAAATGGTGTAATAAGAACCCCAAAAATTGCGCAAACTACTACTACAAGTATTAATTCAATAGTTAAACGGCTAGATGATTTTTTAG
This genomic stretch from Candidatus Bathyarchaeota archaeon harbors:
- a CDS encoding NADH-quinone oxidoreductase subunit L, with translation MLLDDIASWLVWVLPLVSCLFVPLIAKISDKARDYFVVAVSTITVGLALSLVPGVFSGGGVATGTSVTWFESISAGVFIDPLSVLFTTLVAFFGLIITIYSLGYMKGEEGLTRYYFLMLLFIGSMIGLVISDNMLQMFIFWEMVGLCSFSLISFWYKRPESIRAGVKVFIMTRIGDVALLGAIALFYASLGTFSFREIIANIGNVPIPTLTIIAFLTLGGAIAKSAQLPMHTWLYSAMEAPTSVSALLHAATMVKAGVYLIARFILIIGPLAVLLPYWLPTVAWIGVLTAVVGATLALHTTDIKGVLAYSTISQLGFMMAALGTATSAEATGWFGSLFHMISHAFFEGLGFLLAGGIIHALGTRDMRLMGGLKKAMPITFGLSVLMVITTSGLPPFAAFFSKGLIIESVMTSGSLLQTILIFATTAITFAYSLRFLSLVFMGKESEYLTKQHPHEAPKIMLYPAMILGVLCVIWGLAEPLVASFMHFELETTLVGAFLNLETLIFFALLVPTGLIIYLTYFKNNQTMRGIGSSKNPISSLLSHGYFFDDFYGAVARGISKFSSALGRFEDTINLFPQNLASGVMRFAGGVHTYFDVLVDQFLNVVANRSLKGATGIQKFDVLLDKFLSALGNKTLSGAKQIKKTPSTSLQHYIAAAVIGFILIVILIILTLGV
- the ndhC gene encoding NADH-quinone oxidoreductase subunit A, with product MIEEAAIAFILIFISTFAIYILGKRSAPKTVINENEQASYACGEKVSFSGLKVNVSLYKYLIYFVIFDSSVLLLAFASFSIASANPLLLVLYLGILLAAGLVLLEGGKEK
- a CDS encoding NADH-quinone oxidoreductase subunit J — its product is MILEILAVGMIVSACLALFLDEAVYSVAALAGTFFCVAFVYLLNGAIYVAIFQFAVGVGTLAILFLSGEMLSDKPTKKTSPKSFAALIGASIVLSLPAIFFSVSSPSTATTAGVSFGEALWNLRAFDVALQGLVILIVASGIAIVLYEKKGKK
- a CDS encoding NADH-quinone oxidoreductase subunit C; translation: MSSSNIDILSVVQSKLKKKVQIEAGLLSTGTIIANNGLHRDVMQAMVDADEKTAITAITGLDLGANLGIYYHIRTTNAFVTVKAEVPKEKPNIQTVTDILLGAVFHEMEVSDLLGAVFEGHPCPGRLVLTDNWPKGVYPLRKDVDAGAVQLDPSPPEEVKLEEGEKLVKIIIGPQHPALLEPEKFAVTVDGETVTKVEPRIGYVHRGIEKASESRTYLQDVYLVERICGICNSIHACSFVETVEKILKTEVPPRAKYLRVIALELNRLHSHLLTLGHAGLEIGYETLFQYFWRDREPIMDLIELTSGNRVYSSLMTVGGVRRDLKESDIPKIKATLADLRKKVPFYRQVYEDEPSIKMRMQNVGVLKREDAIKLSVVGPVARGSGYDIDVRKDEPYEAYGEIPFKEIVYTAGDTWARMNVRMDEVEESINIIEYAIDNLPAGPFRVKAPRVVPPGEAVNRVEAPRGELFYYVKSNGTAMPERVKVRTPTFANIPAFLKTAIGESIADVPANFVSLDPCFSCTDR
- a CDS encoding NADH-quinone oxidoreductase subunit K — encoded protein: MDFVIVSLIMLFIGIYGLLTKRHLLKVFISVELIATGATLNFITLASAMGKELGEAFLILAFSTDTAISAVILGLLVIVSKRFGTSDISEILSKQDESESEVEI
- a CDS encoding 4Fe-4S binding protein — encoded protein: MAKKSHISPMLKRAVSHIFTKPATTKYPFEKPTLPDDFRGQQVFDITLCVSCGLCSRDCPAKAIEMVEVNGKRRPQFKLDQCIFCYQCAESCPRNAIKSSVFYELATTDKSSLVIKPQASMQKSEGQ
- a CDS encoding DUF1622 domain-containing protein, which gives rise to MTECSVPAKKSSSRLTIELILVVVVCAIFGVLITPFSKLFIPSLESVIDTLLTITTDLIYLVGGGILLFGVLVVTIRFIQCKLQDPYKPSCVTRFLSGYLTLALEFFIGAEIIKTVVVRTYEEFTLLILVIISRGLFSLILYLERRWHGAAETE
- a CDS encoding NADH-quinone oxidoreductase subunit H — protein: MIDFMLIFRILVFPGFSFILLLTLFADWVERKIEARIQNRVGPMVAGPHGILQPLADFIKLLTKEDIEPRDAKKYIFRFAPLVAFTIMVFAMCFLPIDGASVLSVSGFPGDLVVILAFVTIANFLLFLSGWASSNPYGAIGSARVLTQFLGYDIPLFLLALTPAFIAGSLSIAQIAAVQATQLLPFIILAPWAFVLFVITLQAELEKDPFDIPHAESEVVGGLETEYTGGKLAFLHLTRDVQIVFGAALVTQLFLGGPYGPVFFGAPWFWYTLWFVLKVLAVIVISEYITCVFARLRIDQVLSANWKFLLPAAVLSLLLTVAMVKWVYPMVV
- a CDS encoding NADH-quinone oxidoreductase subunit B family protein gives rise to the protein MTSTVTWARVKSPWVLHFNSGACNGCDIEIVALLTPKYDVERFGVKLEPSPRHADVLLVTGGVTKQCAERLKRIYDQMPQPKFVVAIGACACSGGVFAGCYNVLGGVDKVIPVTAYIPGCPPRPEAIMDGVVKLLNALNPPKPKKQPKTEKQVEQPKKAEKPQEEKLKVEETQTSVKQ
- a CDS encoding NADH-quinone oxidoreductase subunit M; translated protein: MPFALLAIFAIPTLSVPFVYLAGKKSPKAAALFVAAIALVNLALILSTVPTVLNDPTHHYIETYAWIPIINASFTLFVDGISASIAIISLALIFAASIFSINYMAGKKNLPAYYALLCLLSVGLVGVFITSDLLLFYFCWELMLVPAYFIVGSWGYRDSYKAAFKLFIFTHAGAVFVLLGIGAMYMVTGYTDMFQVQAALMNASTDIVRWILIALTAGFAVKMAIVPVHMWLPDAHSEAPATMSALLSGVIISAGAYAILRLSLGVVFPSVGEAFGVNFLHGLAVFGIISAFFGSLIALVETDIKRLIAYSSIAHMGYIMFGLSLFPTSILAGSAVILASATAITGTVLHIISHAVSKGLFFLSAGAVMHQTEKRDIREMGGLAGKMPFTAVSGITAALSIAGAPPFACFISEFLIFVGAFEIISVDSFYLFPTAFMLIATVFSLAYTLRFSSKVFLGQYKDQNGGEKEHKLVDVPNYMKFALGVLVILVILVGVYPTFFIQLIQTVQFGVFG